From Cecembia calidifontis, one genomic window encodes:
- a CDS encoding SusC/RagA family TonB-linked outer membrane protein, translating into MKPNIYQTMIVVFKWASSIALFLTISLQATASKSESVQIKSIDEVFIKLDIREGNIEEILKSIEQKTEFSFFYTDKNIKDDQRLQLSRTRGTVAEFLTEVASQKQLHFKQVNHVISVRSTSENFSEKRVDVEINNMNVEIRGKVTSSSGETIPGVAISVLGTTIGTVTDIDGNYRISVPEGSILVFSYIGYTTQRVAIGNRTVIDIVMEPEAQALEEVVIAALGIQKTSRSIGYSATNVSSDDVTINRTPNFMNALQGKIAGVNISSLGTGPGGTSKVRIRGQSSIGGQNNPLIVVNGIPIDNTNFGTRPGNQGADNSFGQRGGGVTADGGDGLSSINPDDIESMTVLKGAAASALYGSRAKDGVIMINTKSKGTAKGIGVTYNINHTIEQPLDFTDYQYEYGQGEFGVRPTTPNPTSGQWSFGERFAPGMTQVLFNGIVVPYEPVRNRIRTFFRNGQNTTNTISLATSNDKGGMSFSFADLNSKGIVPNNTFNRKTFNFGFTHDFSKKLSFRGNINYSIEKNNNPPNIADQDNSIPTAIYNMANSMPFDVLRDNAFDAEGNEAIYSRFRNRTNPYFTLKKQFNEIKRDRIFGNIAAVYRFTDWLYIQGRVGQDYWSRTQKVNNFPTGQASRAPAPPGFVNGVLTQEARNFREINADFILSANKEFGDFAIDANVGGNYMKRESELHSTQVTDFVIRDLYTVQNGRAKDPIYDKVERGVNSLFAFAEFSYKKFLYINGTVRNDWFSTLSPANRSILYPSISTSWVFTENTGSNDWFNFGKLRLAYAEVGSDSDVAPYSNVLFYGINANLFNGQPVGQPIGNTVPNPNLKPMRVSETEVGLEMRLLQGRLLLDLAAYNKITNDQIVTAQISDASGFINTSINSGRSRNRGVEMLITGVPVEVGNFTWEASFNAAYNKTLVLSLLTDTPGERITVGTHVFNGELRQVVGKEMGQVTGFGFLRDDQGRKIFGANGLPLRTPDQVEFGSALPRWIGGITNTFNYKGFNFSFLVDFRLGGVMISGTNFNAVRHGLHKMTLEGREGGVVGDGVNLAGERNTVVAPVQSYWEIVRSQGLVEPVVYDAGFWKLRQVTAGYDFTKFIPERWPITGVRLNLVANNVLMLKKWVDNIDPESFGYTSDNLVGLEATGLPTTRGIGFNLNVKF; encoded by the coding sequence ATGAAACCTAATATTTACCAAACAATGATTGTGGTCTTCAAATGGGCAAGCAGCATTGCCCTTTTCCTGACCATAAGTCTTCAAGCAACAGCAAGCAAAAGTGAATCGGTCCAGATAAAAAGTATTGATGAAGTATTTATCAAACTTGATATCCGGGAAGGAAACATTGAAGAAATCCTTAAATCCATAGAGCAAAAAACAGAGTTCAGTTTCTTCTACACAGATAAGAACATCAAAGATGACCAGCGCCTTCAGTTAAGCAGAACAAGAGGAACAGTTGCTGAATTTTTAACTGAGGTAGCCAGCCAAAAACAATTACATTTTAAGCAGGTCAACCATGTGATCAGTGTAAGGTCCACATCCGAAAATTTCAGTGAAAAAAGGGTTGATGTAGAGATCAACAATATGAATGTAGAGATCCGTGGTAAAGTAACCAGCTCATCAGGAGAAACAATTCCCGGTGTTGCTATTTCTGTTTTGGGTACTACCATCGGCACCGTAACTGATATTGATGGTAATTACAGAATTTCAGTACCTGAAGGTTCCATCCTTGTTTTCTCCTATATTGGTTATACGACTCAAAGGGTAGCCATCGGGAACAGAACCGTTATTGATATAGTAATGGAGCCGGAAGCTCAGGCATTGGAAGAGGTGGTAATTGCTGCTTTAGGTATCCAAAAAACCTCAAGGAGTATCGGATATTCGGCTACCAATGTTAGTTCTGACGATGTTACCATCAACAGGACACCCAACTTTATGAATGCCCTTCAGGGAAAAATTGCAGGGGTTAACATCTCATCCCTTGGAACTGGACCTGGCGGTACTTCTAAAGTGAGGATAAGAGGCCAGTCTTCCATCGGAGGTCAAAACAACCCTCTGATTGTTGTAAATGGGATACCTATTGACAATACCAACTTCGGTACAAGACCGGGAAACCAAGGGGCTGATAATTCTTTTGGCCAAAGAGGTGGCGGTGTGACAGCTGATGGTGGTGATGGTCTAAGCAGTATCAACCCAGATGATATTGAAAGCATGACAGTCCTGAAAGGTGCTGCAGCTTCTGCGCTTTATGGTTCAAGGGCCAAGGACGGTGTGATCATGATCAATACCAAATCCAAGGGAACCGCAAAAGGAATAGGAGTGACTTATAACATTAACCACACCATTGAGCAGCCTTTGGACTTTACCGATTACCAATATGAATATGGCCAAGGGGAATTTGGGGTAAGGCCTACCACCCCTAACCCTACCTCAGGACAATGGTCATTCGGTGAAAGATTCGCCCCTGGAATGACTCAGGTATTGTTTAATGGAATCGTTGTTCCTTATGAACCTGTAAGAAACCGAATCAGAACTTTCTTCAGAAATGGACAGAATACCACCAATACAATTTCACTTGCTACAAGCAATGATAAAGGCGGTATGAGTTTTTCATTTGCAGATTTGAATAGTAAGGGTATAGTACCTAACAATACCTTCAATAGAAAAACATTTAATTTTGGTTTTACCCATGATTTCAGTAAGAAATTAAGCTTTAGAGGTAACATCAATTATTCTATTGAGAAAAACAACAATCCTCCCAATATCGCTGATCAGGACAACTCCATTCCTACGGCAATTTACAATATGGCCAATTCTATGCCATTTGATGTGCTAAGGGATAATGCTTTTGATGCAGAAGGTAACGAGGCCATTTATTCAAGGTTCAGAAATAGGACCAATCCGTATTTTACCCTTAAAAAACAGTTTAATGAAATAAAAAGGGACAGGATTTTTGGAAATATTGCAGCAGTTTACCGCTTCACTGATTGGCTTTACATTCAGGGAAGGGTAGGCCAGGATTATTGGTCCAGGACCCAAAAGGTAAACAATTTCCCAACCGGACAGGCTTCCAGGGCACCAGCCCCTCCAGGTTTTGTCAATGGAGTCTTGACACAGGAAGCCAGAAATTTCAGGGAAATCAATGCAGACTTCATCTTATCCGCAAATAAGGAATTTGGGGATTTTGCAATAGATGCCAATGTGGGTGGTAACTACATGAAAAGAGAATCAGAACTTCATAGTACGCAGGTAACTGATTTTGTAATCAGGGATTTATATACTGTACAAAACGGTAGGGCCAAAGATCCAATTTATGATAAAGTGGAAAGAGGTGTGAATTCATTATTTGCTTTTGCTGAATTTTCCTACAAGAAATTCTTATATATCAACGGTACCGTAAGAAATGACTGGTTTTCGACCCTTTCTCCTGCAAACAGAAGCATTCTTTACCCTTCCATTTCAACCAGCTGGGTTTTCACGGAAAATACAGGTTCCAATGACTGGTTCAATTTTGGCAAACTTAGGTTAGCATACGCAGAAGTTGGTAGTGATTCTGACGTTGCTCCATATTCCAATGTTTTGTTCTATGGTATCAATGCCAACCTGTTTAACGGACAACCAGTTGGACAGCCCATCGGAAATACCGTTCCCAACCCGAACCTAAAACCCATGAGGGTATCGGAAACAGAAGTAGGTCTGGAAATGCGCTTGTTACAGGGTAGATTATTGTTGGATTTGGCAGCTTACAATAAAATCACCAATGACCAGATTGTGACGGCACAGATTTCTGATGCCTCAGGGTTTATTAATACTTCCATCAACAGCGGTAGAAGCCGAAACAGAGGGGTGGAAATGTTGATTACCGGTGTACCTGTTGAAGTTGGCAATTTCACTTGGGAAGCCTCCTTCAATGCAGCTTACAATAAAACTTTGGTCCTAAGCCTATTAACAGATACCCCAGGTGAGAGAATCACAGTAGGTACCCACGTATTCAACGGTGAGTTGAGACAAGTGGTGGGCAAGGAAATGGGACAAGTAACCGGGTTTGGCTTCTTAAGAGATGATCAAGGCCGTAAAATTTTTGGTGCCAATGGTCTTCCCCTAAGAACTCCGGATCAAGTGGAATTTGGAAGTGCTTTACCAAGATGGATTGGCGGTATTACCAACACATTCAATTACAAGGGTTTCAACTTCTCTTTCTTGGTAGACTTTAGATTAGGTGGTGTGATGATATCAGGTACCAACTTCAATGCTGTCCGACATGGTTTGCATAAGATGACATTGGAAGGCCGAGAAGGTGGAGTAGTAGGAGATGGAGTCAATCTAGCGGGTGAACGAAATACCGTAGTGGCGCCCGTTCAATCCTATTGGGAAATCGTAAGGTCTCAGGGTCTGGTAGAACCGGTGGTATATGATGCGGGATTTTGGAAATTGAGACAGGTGACTGCCGGTTATGACTTCACCAAATTCATTCCAGAAAGATGGCCAATTACCGGAGTAAGATTGAACCTTGTTGCCAATAACGTTCTCATGCTGAAAAAATGGGTGGATAATATTGATCCGGAATCCTTTGGCTATACCTCTGATAACCTTGTCGGATTGGAAGCTACAGGTCTGCCCACTACAAGAGGCATTGGTTTCAACCTTAATGTCAAATTCTAA
- a CDS encoding SusD/RagB family nutrient-binding outer membrane lipoprotein: MKTIFKYIWVVLFLGYSTSCDQNFDELNTNRVAATAIDEMFQINQAIISAGPTSFGILVYEVGAVQHIISPNSGVLAGANFNQDNRAATQSNWQQYYRNVIKNTKDVLSRIGNNPARSNLTQMTRIIQAYAFMVLTDTYGSIPYREAGVGFSQQVFFPSYDPQEFIYTDIIKELEEASAALSASGRRETADVLFGGDVEKWRKFGYSLMLRAGMRISKANPSLAQQTVAKAFAGGVILTNADNAAVRHDANYLNPAGNTLNATEAANFYLTEPFVNFLKNSNDPRLSAIAVRYVGATSGPTQTVDRQSFDPALQVGMPMGNDNAGAVRAAAEKGLASFYEFSQADRRRINKLTAPSFMVTASQTLLLLAEARHLGWITAGTVEEYYNAGVREHMLQMASYDALMAIAPAAIDAYLAANPLNPATAVKQINEQYWISSFMNGPEAFANFRRSGFPELAPNPFPGREVLFINRLTYPNSEISVNSEKVQAAIAAQGPDNLETKVWWNR, encoded by the coding sequence ATGAAAACGATATTTAAATACATATGGGTAGTGCTTTTCTTGGGATATAGCACCTCATGCGATCAAAATTTTGATGAGCTCAATACCAATAGGGTTGCAGCTACCGCCATTGATGAAATGTTTCAGATCAACCAGGCAATCATTTCAGCCGGACCTACCTCTTTTGGTATTCTGGTATATGAAGTGGGAGCGGTACAGCATATCATATCGCCCAACTCAGGGGTTCTTGCTGGAGCGAATTTCAATCAGGATAACAGGGCAGCTACCCAATCCAATTGGCAGCAGTATTATAGGAACGTCATCAAAAACACCAAAGATGTTTTGAGCCGGATTGGTAATAACCCTGCCCGAAGCAATTTGACGCAAATGACCAGAATCATTCAGGCCTATGCCTTTATGGTTCTGACAGATACTTATGGCTCTATACCTTATAGAGAGGCTGGAGTAGGTTTTAGTCAACAGGTGTTCTTTCCTTCCTATGATCCACAGGAATTCATCTATACGGATATCATCAAAGAATTGGAAGAAGCATCTGCCGCACTGAGTGCTTCAGGACGCAGAGAAACAGCTGATGTGTTATTTGGCGGAGATGTAGAGAAATGGAGAAAATTCGGTTATTCCCTGATGCTCAGGGCAGGTATGAGAATCAGTAAGGCCAACCCTTCATTGGCACAACAGACTGTTGCCAAGGCATTTGCAGGAGGTGTGATTCTGACCAATGCGGATAATGCAGCGGTAAGGCACGACGCCAATTACCTGAATCCTGCAGGAAACACCCTTAATGCTACGGAAGCCGCAAACTTTTATTTGACAGAACCTTTTGTCAATTTCCTGAAAAACTCCAATGATCCAAGACTTAGCGCCATTGCAGTCAGGTATGTTGGTGCTACTTCAGGACCTACCCAAACAGTCGATAGGCAATCCTTTGATCCAGCTCTTCAAGTCGGGATGCCTATGGGCAATGACAACGCTGGGGCTGTAAGAGCTGCTGCGGAAAAAGGTTTGGCAAGTTTCTATGAATTCAGCCAAGCGGACAGGAGAAGGATTAACAAATTGACTGCGCCAAGTTTTATGGTAACTGCCTCTCAGACCCTGTTGTTGTTGGCTGAAGCAAGACACCTCGGATGGATTACCGCAGGTACGGTTGAGGAGTACTATAATGCAGGCGTCAGAGAGCATATGCTCCAAATGGCTTCTTATGACGCTTTGATGGCGATTGCACCTGCGGCGATTGATGCCTATTTGGCTGCCAATCCCCTTAATCCGGCCACAGCTGTCAAACAGATCAATGAGCAATATTGGATTTCCTCCTTTATGAATGGCCCTGAAGCATTTGCCAATTTTAGAAGATCCGGTTTCCCTGAATTAGCTCCTAATCCATTCCCTGGAAGAGAAGTTCTTTTTATCAACAGGCTTACCTATCCAAATTCCGAAATCTCTGTGAACTCCGAAAAAGTTCAGGCGGCAATTGCTGCCCAAGGTCCGGATAATTTGGAAACAAAAGTCTGGTGGAACAGATAA
- a CDS encoding RraA family protein produces MIQKITLSILSLFLILSYVQAQQISKEEMLFLTQEWKGERFEDGRPKVPDGILERMKHVTHEEAWAVMRNAGYKYQYADGWQVINPDSVLVGRAVTATFMPGRPDIHNAIDERGKKEGKRGQNTWPVDILIKDDVYVADQFGIHLNGPTIGDNVGNAIFAKTGKGIVYDGALRDIVGLKEIGSFTSFFTSYHPSHHNQQGDMNTMLIGINKPTKIRQVTVMAGDVVLGRDGGVSFIPPHLAERVVVTSEIVRLRDMFGHEKIKAGIYTAGQIDTRWSDEIEKDFSKWLNDHIDELPVPKEQIQEILKNRTW; encoded by the coding sequence ATGATTCAAAAAATTACATTATCGATTCTATCATTATTTCTTATCCTTTCTTATGTGCAAGCGCAGCAAATTTCAAAAGAGGAAATGCTGTTCCTAACCCAGGAATGGAAGGGAGAACGGTTTGAGGATGGCAGACCGAAAGTTCCGGATGGGATATTGGAAAGGATGAAGCATGTGACCCATGAGGAAGCTTGGGCAGTGATGCGAAATGCGGGTTATAAATACCAATATGCCGATGGTTGGCAAGTGATTAATCCTGATAGTGTGCTTGTTGGTAGGGCAGTTACAGCCACCTTTATGCCCGGAAGACCCGATATTCATAACGCCATAGATGAAAGAGGAAAAAAAGAAGGGAAAAGAGGCCAAAATACCTGGCCAGTGGATATTTTAATCAAGGATGATGTCTATGTGGCCGATCAGTTTGGAATTCATTTGAATGGCCCCACTATTGGGGATAATGTGGGCAATGCCATTTTTGCCAAAACAGGGAAAGGGATAGTTTACGACGGGGCCCTAAGAGATATAGTAGGCCTGAAAGAAATTGGTTCCTTTACTTCTTTTTTCACCAGCTACCATCCTTCGCACCACAATCAGCAGGGAGATATGAATACGATGCTGATTGGCATCAATAAACCCACTAAAATCCGTCAAGTGACGGTGATGGCAGGAGATGTGGTTTTGGGGAGAGATGGCGGTGTGTCCTTTATTCCACCTCATCTGGCTGAAAGGGTAGTTGTCACTTCAGAAATCGTCCGCTTAAGGGACATGTTTGGTCATGAAAAGATCAAGGCAGGAATTTATACAGCTGGTCAGATAGATACCCGTTGGTCAGATGAAATCGAAAAGGATTTTTCAAAATGGCTAAATGACCACATTGATGAGCTACCGGTTCCCAAGGAGCAGATCCAGGAAATTTTGAAAAACAGGACCTGGTAA
- a CDS encoding mandelate racemase/muconate lactonizing enzyme family protein, translated as MKMDNKRRSFLQKGMMTGIAASVFLPSFGSELIAAIEKGPQYSNPSDLKITGIKTAFMKGHGTHMFVKLTTNQGITGYGEAMDAVRGTYGVATGTDGWDNMSQFLIGQNPLDVNKIVEQILRRGHFGGAQGGMYVAVMTGIEIALWDLAGKAMNQPVYRLMGGKFRDKIRLYCDSASSSESPEDMAASAIEVKKAGFTAIKFDLDWEGDPAKQDVFNRTASNGEINRMVKQITAVREAIGMDMDLCLDAHGRYDLPSGIRMAKEMEQFKLMFLEEPIPAENLDSLREITRQTTTPICTGENQYLAHDFRKILEKKAADIIMPDLHKCGGLGEGQRIANLANLYYVPVAPHMVASPFGAMAACHCCASFSNFLCLEFHWFSKWKQWDELILEAPIIKNGFIHLTDKPGIGVTPNEEAIKKYAVKDAPSF; from the coding sequence ATGAAAATGGATAATAAGAGAAGGTCTTTTCTTCAAAAAGGAATGATGACCGGAATCGCGGCATCTGTTTTTCTGCCAAGCTTTGGTTCTGAACTCATTGCAGCCATCGAAAAAGGTCCCCAATATTCAAATCCTTCTGACCTTAAGATTACAGGAATTAAAACTGCATTCATGAAAGGGCATGGCACCCACATGTTTGTAAAACTGACTACCAATCAGGGAATCACCGGATATGGTGAGGCTATGGATGCGGTTAGAGGAACTTATGGGGTGGCTACCGGAACTGATGGTTGGGACAACATGAGCCAGTTTTTGATCGGCCAAAATCCCTTAGATGTCAATAAAATTGTTGAACAGATTTTAAGACGTGGACATTTTGGAGGTGCCCAAGGAGGCATGTATGTGGCTGTTATGACAGGCATAGAAATCGCACTTTGGGACCTTGCCGGAAAAGCCATGAATCAGCCTGTTTATAGGTTAATGGGTGGAAAGTTTAGGGATAAAATCAGACTTTATTGTGACAGTGCCAGCAGTTCAGAAAGTCCTGAGGATATGGCGGCCAGTGCCATTGAAGTAAAAAAAGCCGGTTTTACCGCGATAAAATTTGATTTGGATTGGGAAGGAGATCCAGCCAAACAGGATGTGTTTAATCGCACGGCATCCAATGGGGAAATAAACCGGATGGTTAAACAGATTACGGCAGTCAGAGAAGCTATCGGAATGGATATGGATTTGTGCCTTGATGCCCATGGAAGATATGATCTTCCATCAGGAATCAGGATGGCAAAGGAAATGGAGCAGTTTAAACTGATGTTTTTGGAAGAACCAATTCCAGCTGAAAACCTGGATAGTCTTCGGGAAATAACAAGACAGACAACTACCCCGATTTGTACAGGTGAAAACCAATACCTTGCCCATGATTTCAGAAAAATACTGGAGAAAAAAGCGGCAGATATAATAATGCCAGACCTTCACAAATGTGGGGGTTTGGGGGAAGGCCAAAGAATTGCCAACCTGGCCAATCTTTATTATGTGCCTGTGGCCCCTCATATGGTAGCGTCTCCTTTTGGCGCAATGGCAGCCTGTCATTGTTGCGCTTCATTTTCAAATTTTCTTTGTCTTGAATTCCATTGGTTTTCCAAATGGAAACAGTGGGATGAACTGATATTGGAAGCCCCTATAATCAAAAATGGTTTTATTCATCTCACCGACAAACCAGGCATCGGGGTAACGCCAAATGAAGAGGCTATCAAGAAATATGCTGTTAAGGACGCCCCGTCATTTTGA
- a CDS encoding mandelate racemase/muconate lactonizing enzyme family protein codes for MKGKDTRRSFIQKGLVAGLTGGAFLSTFGQELSAAVSRQRPYSNPSDLKITDVKCGYVRGALYVKIYTNQDVWGCGEAVDAIHGTYHLVKRLGNQIKGQSPLNPNRLAEQLRKGAFFGGAQSGVYVAVLTAIETALWDITGKVFGVPVYQLLGGKFRDKIRVYCDTALYTSTNPTPNDYAVAAKDAVARGYNAVKFDVDDARDPNKYDRFNWTASPAEIDRMYNAIAAVREAVGPRIDICVDMHGRYDAVTGLKMAKMYEPLNLMWLEEPIPADNPEVYKSITSQTSTPICTGENIYLAYGFTRLLSESAVDIIMPDVQKCGGLGEAQRIANLANLYYVPFSPHMVASFLGAMAACHVCASVPNFQILEWQIYMDTDQLWKDIVTYDGPRTENSFITVSEKPGIGVEINEEGMRKYAVPGVPFFE; via the coding sequence ATGAAAGGAAAAGATACAAGAAGATCATTCATACAAAAAGGACTGGTGGCAGGGCTCACTGGAGGAGCTTTTTTGTCAACATTTGGCCAAGAATTAAGCGCTGCTGTATCAAGGCAGCGGCCATATTCCAATCCCTCTGACCTCAAAATCACAGATGTCAAATGTGGTTATGTCAGGGGTGCATTGTATGTAAAAATCTATACCAATCAGGATGTATGGGGCTGTGGAGAAGCAGTGGATGCCATTCATGGCACTTACCATTTGGTCAAAAGATTGGGAAATCAGATCAAAGGCCAAAGCCCATTGAATCCCAACCGTTTGGCTGAACAACTCCGAAAAGGAGCATTCTTTGGAGGTGCACAATCAGGTGTATATGTAGCGGTCTTGACCGCAATTGAGACTGCTTTATGGGACATTACTGGAAAAGTTTTTGGCGTCCCGGTATATCAGTTGTTGGGAGGAAAATTCAGGGATAAAATCCGGGTGTATTGTGATACGGCACTTTATACCTCAACGAATCCCACTCCCAATGATTATGCCGTGGCTGCAAAAGATGCAGTAGCCCGGGGTTACAATGCGGTGAAATTCGATGTGGATGATGCGAGAGACCCCAATAAATATGACAGGTTCAACTGGACTGCAAGTCCGGCAGAAATTGACAGGATGTACAATGCCATTGCTGCAGTTAGGGAAGCTGTTGGTCCGAGAATAGATATTTGTGTGGACATGCATGGAAGGTACGATGCGGTGACCGGCTTAAAAATGGCCAAAATGTATGAGCCTTTGAATCTCATGTGGCTGGAAGAACCCATCCCGGCCGATAATCCAGAGGTGTATAAATCCATCACTTCCCAGACTTCCACCCCCATTTGTACCGGTGAGAATATTTACCTGGCTTATGGATTTACCAGATTGTTGTCCGAATCAGCGGTGGATATTATAATGCCCGATGTTCAAAAGTGCGGAGGTTTGGGTGAGGCCCAAAGAATTGCCAATCTGGCCAATCTCTACTACGTGCCCTTTTCTCCCCATATGGTGGCTTCTTTCTTAGGCGCTATGGCAGCGTGCCATGTTTGTGCCTCTGTTCCCAATTTCCAGATCCTGGAATGGCAGATTTATATGGATACGGATCAGCTGTGGAAGGATATCGTGACCTATGATGGCCCAAGGACAGAAAACAGCTTCATTACTGTTTCCGAAAAACCCGGAATTGGGGTAGAAATCAATGAAGAAGGCATGAGAAAGTACGCGGTTCCAGGTGTTCCGTTTTTCGAATAA
- a CDS encoding RraA family protein produces the protein MLKKNLFLAFILASVCPVVLQAQQISPTADQIKMLTSQWTGERFPDGRPKVPDGLLKRLEKVSMEEAWGFLRNKGYHNQFENDWIIIDDERVMTGRAVTAQYMPLRPDMNDLVREIGKNEGRVQAGGTNSWPIDVLVEGDIYVADSYAKIVDGTLIGDNLGNAIYAKSKRGVVFYGSVRDMAGLSEIEGFNGWIKGHDPSFIQQMMLTTINYPIRIGRASVLPGDAVLANKFGVIFIPAHLLADLVINAEFIMLRDQFGIQRLKEGKYTAGEIDSRWSEPIVKDFLDWLNNKKDLPMSRQELDNFLKDRNW, from the coding sequence ATGCTCAAAAAAAATTTATTTCTCGCATTTATCCTGGCCTCTGTTTGCCCAGTAGTCCTGCAGGCCCAACAAATTTCTCCGACAGCAGATCAAATCAAAATGCTAACCTCCCAATGGACAGGGGAACGTTTTCCTGACGGAAGGCCAAAAGTGCCTGATGGCTTACTGAAAAGGTTGGAAAAGGTATCCATGGAAGAAGCTTGGGGCTTCTTAAGGAACAAAGGCTATCACAATCAATTTGAAAATGACTGGATCATTATCGATGATGAGAGGGTAATGACAGGTAGAGCAGTAACGGCTCAATATATGCCTTTGCGTCCCGATATGAATGATCTTGTCAGGGAAATTGGAAAAAATGAAGGCAGGGTTCAGGCCGGTGGCACCAATTCATGGCCCATTGATGTCCTAGTAGAAGGCGATATCTATGTGGCGGACAGTTATGCCAAAATAGTGGACGGAACTCTAATTGGGGACAACCTTGGTAACGCCATCTATGCCAAATCCAAAAGAGGAGTCGTATTTTATGGTTCCGTACGCGATATGGCCGGACTTTCTGAAATTGAAGGATTCAATGGCTGGATCAAAGGACATGATCCTTCTTTTATCCAACAAATGATGCTGACCACCATCAACTATCCCATTAGAATAGGAAGGGCTTCAGTATTACCTGGTGATGCAGTTTTGGCCAATAAATTCGGTGTAATATTTATCCCTGCCCATTTATTGGCAGACCTGGTGATCAATGCTGAGTTTATCATGCTCAGAGACCAATTTGGCATCCAAAGGCTGAAAGAAGGAAAATACACAGCCGGAGAAATTGATAGCCGGTGGTCTGAACCTATTGTGAAAGATTTTCTCGACTGGCTCAATAACAAAAAAGACCTACCCATGTCCCGGCAGGAACTGGATAATTTCCTGAAAGACAGGAACTGGTAA
- a CDS encoding mandelate racemase/muconate lactonizing enzyme family protein: MKSYLKQVIEDNKRREQEYATERQAEIDNPKTLDNRRDFLKKTALGGISLSALMGLSLSDTLAETTSNINRHSNPSDLKITDMRYCVTSVLGRTAIIRIDTNQGIYGLGEVRDGADPRYALMLKSRILGENPCNVERVFKIIKQFGGQGRQAGGVCAVEMALWDLCGKAYNVPAWQLLGGRYRDKVRLYADTPEGNNPKEQQERIKYRTEVQGYTWLKMDVSIRDIINIPGCLVNPEIMKQGSNAYQGGYMSYSNTKHPFTGIQITEKGLEELAKRVEAVRNMVGWEIPISTDHYGHIDMNNCIRLGKALEKYRLAWLEDMVPWQYWQQHKTITEALETPTLTGEDIYLLENFKDLIHNHAVDIVHPDLASSGGLLETKRIGDYAEEFGIAMAMHQAGTPVSFMANVHCAAATQNFLSLEHHSVDLPWWEDLVKTTWGGKMIEKGYANVPLTAPGLGIELNDEVVKQHLNKSDTSYFAPTTEWDEKRSWDRTWS, from the coding sequence ATGAAATCCTATTTAAAACAAGTAATTGAAGACAACAAAAGAAGAGAACAGGAATATGCCACAGAAAGGCAAGCTGAAATAGATAATCCCAAAACACTGGACAATAGAAGGGATTTTCTGAAAAAAACCGCTTTGGGAGGTATTTCATTGTCTGCATTGATGGGGCTTTCCCTAAGTGATACCCTTGCAGAGACTACCTCCAACATCAACCGCCATTCCAACCCTTCCGATCTTAAAATCACGGATATGAGGTATTGCGTAACTTCAGTGTTGGGCCGGACAGCCATAATCCGTATCGATACCAATCAGGGAATTTATGGCCTGGGGGAGGTGAGGGATGGAGCGGATCCCAGGTATGCCCTGATGCTGAAAAGCAGGATTTTGGGAGAAAATCCCTGTAATGTGGAAAGGGTTTTCAAAATTATCAAGCAGTTTGGTGGACAAGGAAGGCAGGCGGGTGGTGTCTGTGCCGTAGAAATGGCCCTTTGGGACCTTTGCGGAAAAGCATACAATGTTCCTGCCTGGCAGCTTTTGGGGGGAAGATACAGGGACAAAGTCAGGTTATACGCAGATACACCTGAAGGAAACAATCCTAAAGAACAACAGGAAAGAATCAAATACAGAACCGAAGTGCAGGGATATACCTGGCTGAAAATGGATGTCTCTATCAGGGATATCATCAATATTCCTGGTTGCTTGGTAAATCCTGAAATCATGAAACAAGGATCCAATGCCTACCAGGGAGGTTATATGTCTTATTCCAATACAAAGCACCCTTTTACAGGTATTCAGATCACTGAAAAAGGACTGGAGGAATTGGCTAAAAGGGTAGAAGCTGTCCGGAATATGGTTGGCTGGGAAATCCCGATTTCAACCGACCATTATGGGCATATTGACATGAATAACTGTATCCGTTTAGGCAAGGCACTTGAAAAATACAGATTAGCATGGCTGGAAGATATGGTGCCCTGGCAATATTGGCAGCAACATAAAACCATCACCGAAGCATTGGAAACCCCAACCTTAACAGGAGAGGACATTTATTTGCTGGAAAACTTCAAAGACCTCATCCACAACCATGCAGTGGATATTGTGCATCCTGACCTTGCAAGTTCAGGAGGTTTATTGGAGACCAAAAGGATAGGGGATTATGCCGAAGAATTCGGTATCGCCATGGCCATGCACCAAGCCGGAACTCCAGTGTCATTTATGGCAAATGTACATTGTGCAGCAGCAACCCAGAATTTCCTTTCCCTGGAACACCACTCTGTAGATCTTCCATGGTGGGAGGATTTGGTCAAAACCACCTGGGGAGGCAAAATGATTGAAAAAGGATATGCCAATGTACCTTTGACCGCTCCAGGTTTAGGTATAGAACTGAACGATGAAGTCGTGAAGCAGCACCTGAACAAATCCGATACCAGTTATTTTGCTCCGACTACCGAGTGGGATGAGAAAAGATCTTGGGACCGTACCTGGAGTTAA